The Episyrphus balteatus chromosome 4, idEpiBalt1.1, whole genome shotgun sequence genome includes a window with the following:
- the LOC129918024 gene encoding signal peptidase complex subunit 2, translating to MATKAKKEEKPQKEKQIIEEVVKINKWDGSAVKHALDDSVKNALLDRPNFKEQFGLINTRLLICGLAVGVALLAHGWDYAHPFPESKPVLMFSVLSYFLLMGVLTLHTTYREKGTFAVAVQKDANGSTKTWEASSDMRKYDDKYMLVLSVKDSKSEREATTVKSCANFIDTNGVIVDSLVANELNRLFHSLTAEKKEK from the exons atggccacaaaagcaaaaaaagaagaaaaaccccaaaaagaaaaacaaattatcgAAGAG GTTGTTAAAATCAACAAATGGGATGGCTCCGCTGTCAAACACGCACTCGACGATTCcgttaaaaatgctcttttagaTCGTCcaaattttaaagaacaatTTGGTCTAATTAACACCCGACTCTTAATTTGTGGTCTCGCAGTTGGAGTAGCTTTACTCGCCCATGGCTGGGATTATGCTCATCCATTCCCCGAATCTAAACCTGTTTTAATGTTTAGTGTTTTGTCATATTTCTTGCTGATGGGAGTGCTGACTCTCCACACAACTTATCGCGAAAAAGGAACTTTTGCTGTGGCAGTTCAAAAAGACGCCAATGGAAGTACAAAAACTTGGGAAGCTAGTTCGGATATGAGGAAATACGATGACAAATATATGCTTGTTTTGTCTGTAAAAGATTCCAAGTCGGAGAGGGAAGCTACAACTGTTAAATCGTGCGCTAATTTCATTGATACAAATGGAGTTATTGTCGACAGTTTGGTTGCAAATGAATTGAATCGGTTATTCCATTCGTTGACCGCTGAGAAGAAGGAGAAGTAG